In Syngnathus acus chromosome 21, fSynAcu1.2, whole genome shotgun sequence, one genomic interval encodes:
- the med14 gene encoding mediator of RNA polymerase II transcription subunit 14 isoform X1 translates to MAPVQIGADGQLVPLGGPVVSGPQPPAPGAMATHGIRLSLLIDFLLQRTYHEITLLAELLPRKTDMERKIEIVQFASRTRQLFVRLLALVKWASNAGKVEKCAMISSFLDQQTILFVDTADRLASLARDALVHARLPSFAIPFAIDVLTTGSYPRLPTCIRDKIIPPDPITKVEKVTTLNQLNQILRHRLVTTDLPPQLANLTVANGRVKFRVEGEFEATLTVMGDDPDIPWRLLKLEILVEDKETGDGRALVHSLQVNYIHELVQARLCADEKPLQDMYNCLHSFCLSLQLEVLHSQTLMLIRERWGDLVQEERYMPAKYLTLSVWNQQVLGRKTGTASVHKVTIKIDESDGSKPLQISHEPPLPACDSKLMERAMKIDHLSVEKLLIDSVHARSHQKLLELKAILKGNNPCDSSFIETALPTLVIPILEPCGRSECLHIFVDLHSGMLQPMLYGLDQSMLDDIEKTINDDTKRILSWLQQLRFWLGEQRCRQSVKHLPTVCTDVLHLSNAATHPVGKLSKNKLFIKLTRLPQYYIVVEMVDLPSNLTALQYKYSFLFVTQLEGDDGPMCAQLLQNFKPNLEHLVQDTTLTRTHRAVSKRKMTGEQAETEPKKPKRSGEMSAFNKELAHLVAMCDTNMPFVGLRTELSNMEIPNQGVQVEGDGSSHAIRLLKIPPCKGVGEETRRALERSLLDCTFRLQGRNNRTWVAELVLANCPLNSTNSKEQSSTRHVYLTYENPLSEPVGGRKVVEMFLNDWSAISQLYQCVLHFSRALPELPSYLGLFSEVRLYNFRKLVLCYGTTKGSSVTIQWNSNSHRFHLALGTVGPNSGCSNCHNIILHQLQEMFNKNPNVIQLLQVLYDTQAPLNAINKLPTVPMLGLTQRTNTAYQCFSILPQSPTHIRLAFRNIYCIDIYCRSRGVVAIRDGAYSLFDNTKIVEGFSPAPGLKTFLSMFVDSNQDARRRSVNEDDNPPSPVGVDMMDTLVSQMQTQPQTMRGAGGSVYPPLTSPPPNYHANVTPSPSMMPTQSPGNIHASGSPSGALRAPSPFGPTPSPSSLGIAMGQTSFASPHGALDPSSPYAMVSPSHRGQWPGSPQVSGPSPGARIHGMSPGNPSLHSPIPDPHSPRAGTSKYLSPITTCSQIMPTSMPPPRKLPQRPWAASIPTILTHNALHVLLLPSPTPCLVPGLAGSYLCSPLERFLGSVIMRRHLQRIIHQEANLSIVNSNEPGVIMFKTDVLKCRVALNPKNYQTLQLKVTPENAGPWSQEELQVLEKFFETRVAGPPFKYNTLNAFTKLLGAPTHILRDCVRIMKLELFPDQAGQLKWNVQFCLTIPPSAPPIAPPGTIAVVLKSKMLFFLQLTQRVPVPQEPVSIIVPIVYDMASGLTQQADIPRQHSSSGAAALMVSNILKRFNEMHPARQGECTIFASVHELMANLTLPPGTRQ, encoded by the exons ATGGCTCCAGTGCAGATCGGCGCAGACGGGCAGCTGGTGCCACTTGGGGGCCCGGTCGTCTCGGGGCCCCAGCCACCAGCACCGGGAGCCATGGCTACACATGGGATACGGCTGAGTCTGCTTATTGACTTCCTTCTGCAGAGAACCTACCATGAAATCACCCTGCTGGCGGAGCT GCTTCCAAGGAAAACAGACATGGAGAG GAAAATCGAGATTGTCCAATTTGCGAGTCGTACCCGGCAGCTATTTGTGCGCCTCTTGGCCCTGGTAAAGTGGGCAAGCAACGCGGGCAAGGTGGAGAAATGTGCT ATGATCTCCAGCTTCTTGGATCAGCAGACCATCTTGTTTGTCGACACAGCGGACCGGCTAGCATCACTCGCCCGAGATGCCCTGGTGCATGCACGCCTGCCCAGCTTCGCCATCCCCTTCGCCATTGACGTCCTCACAACGGGCTCCTACCCACGCTTGCCCACCTGCATACGA GATAAGATCATTCCGCCTGACCCTATCACTAAAGTTGAGAAAGTGACCACCCTGAACCAGCTGAATCAGATCCTGCGACACCGCCTCGTTACCACAGACTTGCCCCCCCAGTTAGCCAACCTTACAGTTG CTAATGGCCGTGTGAAGTTTCGAGTGGAGGGAGAATTTGAGGCCACGTTGACGGTGATGGGCGATGACCCAGACATTCCCTGGAGGCTGCTAAAGTTGGAGATCCTGGTGGAGGACAAGGAAACTGGGG ATGGCCGAGCCTTGGTGCACAGCCTGCAGGTGAACTATATTCACGAGCTGGTGCAAGCACGCCTGTGTGCAGATGAGAAACCGCTACAGGACATGTACAACTGTTTGC ACTCCTTCTGTCTTTCGCTGCAGCTGGAGGTTCTCCACTCGCAGACCTTAATGCTAATCAGGGAGCGCTGGGGGGACCTGGTGCAGGAGGAGAGATACATGCCAGCAAAATACCTCACCCTCTCTGTCTGGAA CCAACAGGTGCTTGGTAGGAAAACGGGTACGGCCTCTGTACATAAAGTCACCATCAAGATTGACGAATCAGATGGATCGAAGCCGCTGCAGATCTCCCACGAGCCCCCTCTACCTGCGTGTGACTCCAAATTGATGGAGAGAGCAATGAAA ATTGACCATTTGTCCGTGGAGAAGCTTTTGATCGACAGTGTTCACGCACGCTCTCACCAGAAGTTGCTTGAGCTGAAGGCCATTCTGAAAGGCAACAATCCTTGTGACAGCT CATTCATTGAAACCGCTCTACCAACTCTGGTCATTCCCATCCTGGAGCCGTGCGGTCGCTCAGAGTGCCTCCATATCTTTGTCGATTTACATTCTGGCATGTTGCAACCCATGCTGTATGGATTAG ATCAATCAATGCTGGACGACATTGAGAAGACTATCAATGATGACACAAAGCGCATTCTCTCGTGGCTCCAACAACTCAG ATTCTGGCTGGGTGAACAACGCTGTAGGCAGTCAGTGAAGCACCTTCCCACCGTGTGTACTGACGTCCTTCACCTTTCCAACGCTGCTACACACCCTGTGGGGAAATTGAGCAAGAACAAGCTCTTCATCAAGCTCACACGTCTCCCGCAGTACTACATT GTGGTGGAAATGGTTGATTTACCGAGCAACCTGACAGCGCTGCAGTACAAGTATTCCTTCCTGTTCGTGACTCAGCTGGAAGGTGACGACGGGCCCATGTGCGCACAGCTCCTGCAGAATTTCAAGCCCAACCTTGAGCACCTCGTCCAAGACACCACATTGACGCGAACGCACCGGGCTGTCTCCAAGAGAAAG ATGACTGGAGAGCAGGCAGAAACAGAGCCAAAGAAGCCCAAGCGGTCAGGAGAGATGAGTGCCTTCAACAAGGAGTTGGCACACCTAGTGGCCATGTGTGACACCAACATGCCTTTTGTTGGCCTGAGAACGGAA CTGTCCAACATGGAAATTCCCAACCAGGGTGTGCAAGTGGAAGGAGACGGCAGCAGTCACGCCATCCGGCTACTTAA GATCCCTCCTTGCAAAGGTGTGGGTGAGGAGACCAGAAGAGCTTTGGAGCGTTCCCTCCTGGACTGCACTTTCCGTCTGCAAGGCAGGAACAACCGGACATGGGTGGCCGAGCTAGTGCTGGCCAACTGCCCCCTCAACAGCACTAACAGCAAAGAGCAAT CCTCCACACGGCACGTGTACCTCACCTATGAGAACCCCTTGTCAGAGCCTGTGGGTGGTCGCAAAGTGGTTGAAATGTTTCTCAATGACTGGAGCGCCATCAGTCAGCTGTACCAGTGTGTGCTTCACTTCTCTCGGGCACTGCCAG AGTTGCCGTCGTACCTCGGCCTGTTTTCGGAAGTGCGGCTGTACAACTTCCGCAAGCTGGTGCTGTGCTACGGAACCACCAAAGGGAGCTCCGTCACCATCCAGTGGAATTCCAACAGCCATCGCTTCCACCTGGCTCTCGGCACCGTGGGGCCCAACTCAGGCTGCTCAAACTGCCACAACATCATCCTTCACCAGCTGCAGGAGATGTTCAACAAGAACCCCAATGTCATTCAGCTGTTGCAG GTGCTTTACGACACGCAGGCCCCTCTGAATGCCATCAACAAACTACCGACAGTGCCAATGCTGGGTCTGACCCAGCGCACCAACACTGCCTACCAGTGCTTTTCTATATTGCCCCAGTCGCCTACACATATCCGCCTGGCCTTTCGCAACATTTACTGCATCGACATCTACTGCCGGAGTCGCGGTGTGGTGGCCATCAGGGACGGAGCATACAGTCTCTTTGACAATACCAAGATTGTGGAGGGCTTTTCCCCGGCTCCTGGACTCAAA ACCTTTTTGAGCATGTTCGTAGACAGCAACCAGGACGCCCGCAGGCGTTCGGTTAATGAAGATGACAACCCGCCGTCGCCAGTGGGCGTAGACATGATGGACACGCTCGTGAGCCAGATGCAGACCCAACCGCAAACTATGAGGGGTGCTGGCGGCAGCGTATAcccgccgctgacgtcaccgCCACCAAACTACCACGCCAACGTCACTCCTTCACCATCCATGATGCCCACGCAATCACCAG GGAACATCCATGCCTCTGGCTCCCCTAGTGGAGCGTTGAGGGCCCCCTCTCCTTTCGGCCCCACCCCGTCTCCATCTTCTCTGGGCATAGCCATGGGTCAGACAAGCTTTGCCAGCCCGCACG GTGCTCTGGACCCCAGCTCTCCCTACGCCATGGTGTCTCCAAGCCACAGGGGCCAGTGGCCAGGCTCTCCCCAGGTCTCAGGTCCATCTCCTGGGGCGAGGATCCATGGCATGTCCCCTGGGAACCCGTCACTGCACTCGCCAATTCCTGACCCTCACTCTCCGCGTGCTGGAACTAGTAAATACCTCTCTCCAATCACCACAT GTTCCCAAATCATGCCAACCAGTATGCCTCCGCCTCGCAAGCTACCTCAGCGTCCCTGGGCCGCCTCCATCCCAACTATCCTCACCCACAATGCCCTGCACGTGCTTCTGCTCCCCTCGCCCACCCCATGCCTAGTGCCGGGCCTGGCGGGCAGCTACCTCTGCTCACCGCTAGAGCGCTTCCTAGGTTCGGTCATCATGAGACGACACCTACAGCGGATCATTCATCAGGAAGCCAAT CTATCCATCGTGAACTCCAACGAGCCTGGCGTGATCATGTTCAAAACGGATGTGCTCAAGTGTCGCGTGGCTCTTAATCCAAAGAACTACCAGACCTTGCAACTCAAGGTCACTCCGGAGAATGCAGGTCCCTGGTCCCAGGAGGAACTTCAAGTGCTGGAGAAGTTCTTTGAGACACGG GTTGCCGGCCCCCCTTTCAAGTACAACACTTTGAATGCCTTCACGAAGCTTTTAGGGGCACCCACGCACATCCTCAGAGACTGTGTCCGCATCATGAAGCTCGAACTG TTCCCAGACCAAGCTGGCCAGCTGAAGTGGAATGTCCAATTCTGCCTGACCATACCTCCCAGCGCTCCCCCCATTGCTCCACCTGGAACCATCGCTGTGGTACTCAAGTCCAAGATGCTGTTTTTT TTGCAGCTGACACAGCGTGTGCCCGTGCCGCAGGAGCCCGTCAGCATCATTGTCCCCATCGTGTACGACATGGCGTCGGGGCTCACCCAGCAGGCTGACATCCCTAGGCAGCACAGCTCGTCCGGGGCGGCGGCTCTCATGGTTTCAAACATCCTGAAGCGGTTCAATGAGATGCACCCTGCCAGACAAG GGGAGTGCACCATATTTGCGTCTGTCCATGAACTGATGGCCAACCTCACCTTGCCGCCCGGCACGCGACAGTGA
- the med14 gene encoding mediator of RNA polymerase II transcription subunit 14 isoform X3 yields the protein MAPVQIGADGQLVPLGGPVVSGPQPPAPGAMATHGIRLSLLIDFLLQRTYHEITLLAELLPRKTDMERKIEIVQFASRTRQLFVRLLALVKWASNAGKVEKCAMISSFLDQQTILFVDTADRLASLARDALVHARLPSFAIPFAIDVLTTGSYPRLPTCIRDKIIPPDPITKVEKVTTLNQLNQILRHRLVTTDLPPQLANLTVANGRVKFRVEGEFEATLTVMGDDPDIPWRLLKLEILVEDKETGDGRALVHSLQVNYIHELVQARLCADEKPLQDMYNCLHSFCLSLQLEVLHSQTLMLIRERWGDLVQEERYMPAKYLTLSVWNQQVLGRKTGTASVHKVTIKIDESDGSKPLQISHEPPLPACDSKLMERAMKIDHLSVEKLLIDSVHARSHQKLLELKAILKGNNPCDSSFIETALPTLVIPILEPCGRSECLHIFVDLHSGMLQPMLYGLDQSMLDDIEKTINDDTKRILSWLQQLRFWLGEQRCRQSVKHLPTVCTDVLHLSNAATHPVGKLSKNKLFIKLTRLPQYYIVVEMVDLPSNLTALQYKYSFLFVTQLEGDDGPMCAQLLQNFKPNLEHLVQDTTLTRTHRAVSKRKMTGEQAETEPKKPKRSGEMSAFNKELAHLVAMCDTNMPFVGLRTELSNMEIPNQGVQVEGDGSSHAIRLLKIPPCKGVGEETRRALERSLLDCTFRLQGRNNRTWVAELVLANCPLNSTNSKEQSSTRHVYLTYENPLSEPVGGRKVVEMFLNDWSAISQLYQCVLHFSRALPELPSYLGLFSEVRLYNFRKLVLCYGTTKGSSVTIQWNSNSHRFHLALGTVGPNSGCSNCHNIILHQLQEMFNKNPNVIQLLQVLYDTQAPLNAINKLPTVPMLGLTQRTNTAYQCFSILPQSPTHIRLAFRNIYCIDIYCRSRGVVAIRDGAYSLFDNTKIVEGFSPAPGLKTFLSMFVDSNQDARRRSVNEDDNPPSPVGVDMMDTLVSQMQTQPQTMRGAGGSVYPPLTSPPPNYHANVTPSPSMMPTQSPGALDPSSPYAMVSPSHRGQWPGSPQVSGPSPGARIHGMSPGNPSLHSPIPDPHSPRAGTSKYLSPITTCSQIMPTSMPPPRKLPQRPWAASIPTILTHNALHVLLLPSPTPCLVPGLAGSYLCSPLERFLGSVIMRRHLQRIIHQEANLSIVNSNEPGVIMFKTDVLKCRVALNPKNYQTLQLKVTPENAGPWSQEELQVLEKFFETRVAGPPFKYNTLNAFTKLLGAPTHILRDCVRIMKLELFPDQAGQLKWNVQFCLTIPPSAPPIAPPGTIAVVLKSKMLFFLQLTQRVPVPQEPVSIIVPIVYDMASGLTQQADIPRQHSSSGAAALMVSNILKRFNEMHPARQGECTIFASVHELMANLTLPPGTRQ from the exons ATGGCTCCAGTGCAGATCGGCGCAGACGGGCAGCTGGTGCCACTTGGGGGCCCGGTCGTCTCGGGGCCCCAGCCACCAGCACCGGGAGCCATGGCTACACATGGGATACGGCTGAGTCTGCTTATTGACTTCCTTCTGCAGAGAACCTACCATGAAATCACCCTGCTGGCGGAGCT GCTTCCAAGGAAAACAGACATGGAGAG GAAAATCGAGATTGTCCAATTTGCGAGTCGTACCCGGCAGCTATTTGTGCGCCTCTTGGCCCTGGTAAAGTGGGCAAGCAACGCGGGCAAGGTGGAGAAATGTGCT ATGATCTCCAGCTTCTTGGATCAGCAGACCATCTTGTTTGTCGACACAGCGGACCGGCTAGCATCACTCGCCCGAGATGCCCTGGTGCATGCACGCCTGCCCAGCTTCGCCATCCCCTTCGCCATTGACGTCCTCACAACGGGCTCCTACCCACGCTTGCCCACCTGCATACGA GATAAGATCATTCCGCCTGACCCTATCACTAAAGTTGAGAAAGTGACCACCCTGAACCAGCTGAATCAGATCCTGCGACACCGCCTCGTTACCACAGACTTGCCCCCCCAGTTAGCCAACCTTACAGTTG CTAATGGCCGTGTGAAGTTTCGAGTGGAGGGAGAATTTGAGGCCACGTTGACGGTGATGGGCGATGACCCAGACATTCCCTGGAGGCTGCTAAAGTTGGAGATCCTGGTGGAGGACAAGGAAACTGGGG ATGGCCGAGCCTTGGTGCACAGCCTGCAGGTGAACTATATTCACGAGCTGGTGCAAGCACGCCTGTGTGCAGATGAGAAACCGCTACAGGACATGTACAACTGTTTGC ACTCCTTCTGTCTTTCGCTGCAGCTGGAGGTTCTCCACTCGCAGACCTTAATGCTAATCAGGGAGCGCTGGGGGGACCTGGTGCAGGAGGAGAGATACATGCCAGCAAAATACCTCACCCTCTCTGTCTGGAA CCAACAGGTGCTTGGTAGGAAAACGGGTACGGCCTCTGTACATAAAGTCACCATCAAGATTGACGAATCAGATGGATCGAAGCCGCTGCAGATCTCCCACGAGCCCCCTCTACCTGCGTGTGACTCCAAATTGATGGAGAGAGCAATGAAA ATTGACCATTTGTCCGTGGAGAAGCTTTTGATCGACAGTGTTCACGCACGCTCTCACCAGAAGTTGCTTGAGCTGAAGGCCATTCTGAAAGGCAACAATCCTTGTGACAGCT CATTCATTGAAACCGCTCTACCAACTCTGGTCATTCCCATCCTGGAGCCGTGCGGTCGCTCAGAGTGCCTCCATATCTTTGTCGATTTACATTCTGGCATGTTGCAACCCATGCTGTATGGATTAG ATCAATCAATGCTGGACGACATTGAGAAGACTATCAATGATGACACAAAGCGCATTCTCTCGTGGCTCCAACAACTCAG ATTCTGGCTGGGTGAACAACGCTGTAGGCAGTCAGTGAAGCACCTTCCCACCGTGTGTACTGACGTCCTTCACCTTTCCAACGCTGCTACACACCCTGTGGGGAAATTGAGCAAGAACAAGCTCTTCATCAAGCTCACACGTCTCCCGCAGTACTACATT GTGGTGGAAATGGTTGATTTACCGAGCAACCTGACAGCGCTGCAGTACAAGTATTCCTTCCTGTTCGTGACTCAGCTGGAAGGTGACGACGGGCCCATGTGCGCACAGCTCCTGCAGAATTTCAAGCCCAACCTTGAGCACCTCGTCCAAGACACCACATTGACGCGAACGCACCGGGCTGTCTCCAAGAGAAAG ATGACTGGAGAGCAGGCAGAAACAGAGCCAAAGAAGCCCAAGCGGTCAGGAGAGATGAGTGCCTTCAACAAGGAGTTGGCACACCTAGTGGCCATGTGTGACACCAACATGCCTTTTGTTGGCCTGAGAACGGAA CTGTCCAACATGGAAATTCCCAACCAGGGTGTGCAAGTGGAAGGAGACGGCAGCAGTCACGCCATCCGGCTACTTAA GATCCCTCCTTGCAAAGGTGTGGGTGAGGAGACCAGAAGAGCTTTGGAGCGTTCCCTCCTGGACTGCACTTTCCGTCTGCAAGGCAGGAACAACCGGACATGGGTGGCCGAGCTAGTGCTGGCCAACTGCCCCCTCAACAGCACTAACAGCAAAGAGCAAT CCTCCACACGGCACGTGTACCTCACCTATGAGAACCCCTTGTCAGAGCCTGTGGGTGGTCGCAAAGTGGTTGAAATGTTTCTCAATGACTGGAGCGCCATCAGTCAGCTGTACCAGTGTGTGCTTCACTTCTCTCGGGCACTGCCAG AGTTGCCGTCGTACCTCGGCCTGTTTTCGGAAGTGCGGCTGTACAACTTCCGCAAGCTGGTGCTGTGCTACGGAACCACCAAAGGGAGCTCCGTCACCATCCAGTGGAATTCCAACAGCCATCGCTTCCACCTGGCTCTCGGCACCGTGGGGCCCAACTCAGGCTGCTCAAACTGCCACAACATCATCCTTCACCAGCTGCAGGAGATGTTCAACAAGAACCCCAATGTCATTCAGCTGTTGCAG GTGCTTTACGACACGCAGGCCCCTCTGAATGCCATCAACAAACTACCGACAGTGCCAATGCTGGGTCTGACCCAGCGCACCAACACTGCCTACCAGTGCTTTTCTATATTGCCCCAGTCGCCTACACATATCCGCCTGGCCTTTCGCAACATTTACTGCATCGACATCTACTGCCGGAGTCGCGGTGTGGTGGCCATCAGGGACGGAGCATACAGTCTCTTTGACAATACCAAGATTGTGGAGGGCTTTTCCCCGGCTCCTGGACTCAAA ACCTTTTTGAGCATGTTCGTAGACAGCAACCAGGACGCCCGCAGGCGTTCGGTTAATGAAGATGACAACCCGCCGTCGCCAGTGGGCGTAGACATGATGGACACGCTCGTGAGCCAGATGCAGACCCAACCGCAAACTATGAGGGGTGCTGGCGGCAGCGTATAcccgccgctgacgtcaccgCCACCAAACTACCACGCCAACGTCACTCCTTCACCATCCATGATGCCCACGCAATCACCAG GTGCTCTGGACCCCAGCTCTCCCTACGCCATGGTGTCTCCAAGCCACAGGGGCCAGTGGCCAGGCTCTCCCCAGGTCTCAGGTCCATCTCCTGGGGCGAGGATCCATGGCATGTCCCCTGGGAACCCGTCACTGCACTCGCCAATTCCTGACCCTCACTCTCCGCGTGCTGGAACTAGTAAATACCTCTCTCCAATCACCACAT GTTCCCAAATCATGCCAACCAGTATGCCTCCGCCTCGCAAGCTACCTCAGCGTCCCTGGGCCGCCTCCATCCCAACTATCCTCACCCACAATGCCCTGCACGTGCTTCTGCTCCCCTCGCCCACCCCATGCCTAGTGCCGGGCCTGGCGGGCAGCTACCTCTGCTCACCGCTAGAGCGCTTCCTAGGTTCGGTCATCATGAGACGACACCTACAGCGGATCATTCATCAGGAAGCCAAT CTATCCATCGTGAACTCCAACGAGCCTGGCGTGATCATGTTCAAAACGGATGTGCTCAAGTGTCGCGTGGCTCTTAATCCAAAGAACTACCAGACCTTGCAACTCAAGGTCACTCCGGAGAATGCAGGTCCCTGGTCCCAGGAGGAACTTCAAGTGCTGGAGAAGTTCTTTGAGACACGG GTTGCCGGCCCCCCTTTCAAGTACAACACTTTGAATGCCTTCACGAAGCTTTTAGGGGCACCCACGCACATCCTCAGAGACTGTGTCCGCATCATGAAGCTCGAACTG TTCCCAGACCAAGCTGGCCAGCTGAAGTGGAATGTCCAATTCTGCCTGACCATACCTCCCAGCGCTCCCCCCATTGCTCCACCTGGAACCATCGCTGTGGTACTCAAGTCCAAGATGCTGTTTTTT TTGCAGCTGACACAGCGTGTGCCCGTGCCGCAGGAGCCCGTCAGCATCATTGTCCCCATCGTGTACGACATGGCGTCGGGGCTCACCCAGCAGGCTGACATCCCTAGGCAGCACAGCTCGTCCGGGGCGGCGGCTCTCATGGTTTCAAACATCCTGAAGCGGTTCAATGAGATGCACCCTGCCAGACAAG GGGAGTGCACCATATTTGCGTCTGTCCATGAACTGATGGCCAACCTCACCTTGCCGCCCGGCACGCGACAGTGA